A genome region from Frankineae bacterium MT45 includes the following:
- a CDS encoding Membrane carboxypeptidase (penicillin-binding protein), with protein MSDHEGPTQRPAGGTNGGHPNADFGPTTRTTSAKTPKPRFFDKYLPDAWANRRLRNRRRIAAMSRPRRIGRRFGVVGTWMLAGLALLMVVSAFAVYRLSDVPRQESINNQLVTIEYSDGSVLAQSGTNRTLVTLDQVSKNVQWAVIAAEDRNFYSEPGVSISGIGRAVLNDIKGGDTQGGSGLTQQYVKNAYLNSDRTLSRKLREIAISVKLARNYTKDEILEYYLNTVYFGRGAWGVEAAAKAYFNTTAANLNVAQSALLAAVLRAPTYYDPANNPTESKARWDYVIEGLVETKHLDTQTAAATKFPATVPPSDKTFSGPNALIAQAVTEEVEAHGLSAEQVQAGGLVIKTTIDKNAQAAAVKAINTTFSHLTAKQKNMKNALVAINPANGGVLAYYGGPNGTDYAGAQDSYDWAGQGLRPPGSTFKPIVLATQLSQTLAGTATPPVAINSIVNGSYKVVIPGAGVTIKNDPSDQYKSSPQIPVATAMKYSLNTTFDLMANNIGPDKVAETAHNLGVARTVGSTNTLQDPNGTTNFGIGIGDYPVRPIDMAASYATLAGGGKANSPYFVTSVTDLAGNTLYKHSSNATQAVDSKVANDVTMTLEPIASYSGFALSDGRPSAAKTGTEGNNRGVKGLDNSDAWTVGYTPQVSAAVWVGSGDSGSIYNSAGNPEYGSDLPGKTWKAFMDTYLQGKPKLPLASTQQISESGAIPASTPTPTPAPSTTPSVSPTPTPATRATPTPVPTQEPVVTPTPKPAATPKPTPQPTPTPAGPTGAQQTVGAGG; from the coding sequence ATGAGTGATCACGAGGGGCCGACACAGCGACCGGCCGGCGGCACCAACGGTGGCCACCCAAACGCTGACTTCGGCCCGACCACCCGAACCACGAGCGCGAAGACCCCCAAACCGCGCTTCTTCGACAAGTACCTCCCTGATGCCTGGGCCAATCGCCGGCTGCGCAACCGCCGACGTATCGCCGCGATGTCCCGCCCTCGCCGAATCGGGCGTCGGTTCGGCGTCGTCGGCACCTGGATGCTGGCCGGCCTGGCGCTGCTGATGGTCGTCTCTGCCTTCGCGGTGTACCGCCTCAGCGACGTCCCCCGCCAGGAGAGCATCAACAACCAACTGGTGACTATCGAGTACTCCGACGGCTCGGTCCTCGCCCAGTCCGGCACCAACCGGACGCTGGTGACGCTCGACCAGGTCTCGAAGAACGTCCAGTGGGCCGTCATCGCGGCTGAGGATCGCAACTTCTACAGCGAACCGGGCGTCTCGATCAGCGGAATCGGGCGCGCGGTGCTCAACGACATCAAGGGTGGCGACACCCAGGGCGGCTCCGGACTGACCCAGCAGTACGTCAAGAACGCCTACCTCAACAGCGACCGGACGCTGAGCCGCAAGCTGCGCGAGATCGCGATCTCGGTGAAGCTGGCCCGTAACTACACCAAGGACGAGATCCTCGAGTACTACCTGAACACCGTCTACTTCGGCCGGGGCGCCTGGGGCGTCGAGGCCGCGGCGAAGGCCTACTTCAACACGACGGCGGCGAATCTCAATGTCGCCCAGAGCGCGCTCCTCGCGGCCGTCCTCCGGGCCCCGACGTACTACGACCCGGCCAACAATCCGACCGAGTCCAAGGCCCGCTGGGACTACGTCATCGAAGGCCTCGTCGAGACCAAACACCTCGACACGCAGACCGCGGCGGCCACCAAGTTCCCGGCCACCGTGCCCCCGTCGGACAAGACGTTCAGCGGCCCGAATGCCCTCATCGCTCAGGCCGTCACCGAGGAGGTCGAGGCCCACGGTCTCAGCGCCGAGCAGGTCCAGGCCGGTGGGCTGGTCATCAAGACGACGATCGACAAGAACGCGCAGGCCGCGGCCGTCAAGGCGATCAACACGACGTTCAGCCACCTGACCGCCAAGCAGAAGAACATGAAGAACGCCCTCGTCGCCATTAATCCCGCCAACGGCGGAGTACTGGCCTACTACGGCGGTCCGAACGGCACCGACTACGCCGGCGCCCAGGACAGCTACGACTGGGCCGGCCAGGGGCTGCGCCCGCCGGGCTCGACGTTCAAACCGATCGTGCTGGCGACTCAGCTCTCGCAGACGCTGGCCGGCACCGCCACCCCACCGGTGGCGATCAACTCCATCGTCAACGGCAGTTACAAGGTGGTGATCCCGGGCGCGGGCGTCACTATTAAGAACGACCCGAGCGACCAGTACAAGAGCAGCCCGCAGATCCCGGTGGCCACCGCGATGAAGTACTCGCTGAACACCACTTTCGACCTGATGGCGAACAACATCGGCCCGGACAAGGTCGCCGAGACGGCGCACAACCTCGGTGTGGCCCGCACCGTGGGCAGCACGAACACGCTGCAGGATCCGAACGGGACGACGAACTTCGGCATCGGCATCGGCGACTACCCGGTCCGCCCGATCGACATGGCGGCCAGTTACGCGACACTGGCCGGCGGCGGCAAGGCCAACTCGCCGTACTTCGTCACCAGCGTCACCGATCTGGCCGGCAACACGCTCTACAAGCACAGCAGCAACGCCACCCAGGCCGTCGATTCCAAGGTCGCCAACGACGTGACGATGACGCTGGAGCCGATCGCCTCCTACAGCGGGTTCGCACTCTCGGACGGGCGCCCGTCGGCGGCCAAGACCGGCACCGAGGGGAACAACAGGGGCGTCAAGGGTCTGGACAACTCGGACGCCTGGACCGTCGGCTACACGCCGCAGGTCAGCGCCGCGGTCTGGGTCGGGAGTGGGGACAGCGGGTCGATCTACAACTCGGCGGGCAACCCCGAGTACGGCTCCGACCTTCCGGGGAAGACCTGGAAGGCCTTCATGGACACCTACCTGCAGGGGAAGCCGAAACTCCCGCTGGCTAGCACGCAGCAGATCAGCGAGTCGGGCGCGATCCCGGCCAGCACCCCGACGCCCACTCCGGCCCCGTCGACCACCCCGAGCGTCTCGCCGACGCCGACCCCGGCCACCCGGGCGACCCCGACGCCGGTCCCGACCCAGGAGCCGGTAGTGACCCCGACGCCCAAGCCGGCCGCCACCCCGAAGCCGACGCCGCAGCCGACGCCCACCCCGGCCGGGCCGACCGGCGCTCAGCAGACCGTGGGCGCCGGCGGGTAG
- a CDS encoding Uncharacterized membrane protein has protein sequence MTIPAAGDTSRAGETRLTGETTPAGETTPELSELGEAAGAIDTTEPDEASAAVEPLPSWIDATVAKASGAIGGPWGRHAGNSGWWSPIRVLLLLASITLVLGFVQKSPCASGNWTSNLQYTHACYSDVIPLWSTERFDVHAVPYRDQVNEYPVLTGAFMYVTALLTYAVHNIVPNNAESSLFGLLTALLLTACALLAVAATAQAAGRRPYDAAIFALSPLLVFHAFTNWDLLAITFASCALWAWSRRQPALAGVLIGLGTAAKLYPVLLLLPIVVLAIRTRRYRPAAWATGAAAAAWLVVNLPIAIAYNTGWRGFFDFNMERSTEADTLWYIIHHAITAGFDPSYQDWKPPGLLVAVVVLLGLAAVAAVGLLAPRKPRVAQLAFLAVAIFLLTSKIWSRQYSLWLLPLLALARPRWRAALLWQFSEIAVWISFLLWLMGTNNKGIDYGPLMTLVLVRDAALIALMGLVVRDILRPEHDVVRRHGLDDPGGGVFDGARDYWADGFALRSYRERAAARALVRAEASATARAQARDDSSADSRADFKNPMSSD, from the coding sequence GTGACGATCCCTGCCGCCGGTGACACCTCGCGGGCCGGAGAGACGAGGCTGACTGGAGAGACGACGCCGGCTGGAGAGACGACGCCGGAGCTCTCCGAACTGGGTGAGGCAGCCGGAGCGATCGATACCACCGAGCCGGACGAAGCTTCTGCGGCGGTTGAGCCACTTCCCAGTTGGATCGACGCCACGGTGGCCAAGGCCAGCGGCGCGATCGGTGGCCCCTGGGGCCGGCACGCCGGGAACTCCGGTTGGTGGTCGCCGATCCGGGTGCTGCTGCTGCTGGCCTCGATCACGCTGGTACTGGGCTTCGTCCAGAAATCACCCTGCGCGAGCGGCAACTGGACGAGCAACCTCCAGTACACGCACGCCTGCTACAGCGACGTCATCCCGCTGTGGAGCACCGAGCGATTCGACGTGCACGCCGTGCCCTACCGCGATCAGGTGAACGAATACCCGGTCCTCACCGGCGCCTTCATGTATGTCACCGCGCTACTGACCTACGCCGTGCACAACATCGTGCCGAACAACGCGGAGAGTTCGCTCTTCGGCCTGCTAACCGCGCTGCTGCTCACCGCCTGTGCCCTGCTCGCCGTGGCCGCGACGGCCCAGGCCGCGGGGCGGAGACCCTACGATGCAGCGATCTTCGCACTCAGCCCACTGCTCGTCTTCCATGCCTTCACCAACTGGGACCTGCTGGCAATCACCTTCGCCAGCTGCGCCCTCTGGGCCTGGTCGCGGCGACAACCGGCACTGGCCGGCGTGCTCATCGGCCTCGGCACCGCGGCCAAGCTCTACCCGGTACTGCTGCTGTTGCCCATTGTTGTGCTGGCCATCCGCACTCGTCGCTACCGGCCGGCCGCCTGGGCCACCGGCGCCGCGGCCGCCGCCTGGCTCGTTGTGAACCTGCCGATCGCCATCGCCTACAACACCGGGTGGCGCGGGTTCTTCGACTTCAACATGGAGCGCTCCACCGAGGCGGACACGCTCTGGTACATCATTCATCACGCCATCACGGCCGGCTTCGATCCGTCCTATCAGGATTGGAAGCCGCCGGGGCTGCTCGTTGCGGTCGTCGTGCTGTTGGGTCTGGCCGCCGTCGCCGCCGTCGGCCTGCTCGCACCGCGGAAGCCGCGGGTGGCCCAGCTGGCCTTCCTGGCCGTCGCGATCTTCCTGCTCACCTCGAAGATCTGGAGCCGGCAGTACTCGCTCTGGTTGCTGCCCCTGCTGGCACTGGCCCGGCCGCGCTGGCGGGCCGCGCTGCTCTGGCAGTTCAGCGAGATCGCGGTCTGGATCAGCTTCCTGCTCTGGCTGATGGGGACGAACAACAAGGGCATCGACTACGGCCCGCTGATGACGCTGGTGCTGGTTCGCGACGCCGCCCTCATCGCGCTGATGGGCTTGGTGGTGCGGGACATCCTGCGCCCGGAGCACGACGTGGTCCGCCGGCACGGTCTCGACGACCCGGGCGGCGGGGTCTTCGACGGTGCCCGGGACTACTGGGCCGACGGCTTCGCCCTGCGCAGCTACCGGGAGCGGGCGGCAGCTCGGGCCCTGGTTCGCGCCGAAGCCAGTGCCACGGCCCGGGCTCAGGCCCGGGACGACTCCAGCGCGGATTCGCGCGCCGACTTCAAGAACCCGATGTCCTCGGACTGA
- a CDS encoding deoxyribonuclease-4: protein MSESTATNPGAAAGPAGIGAHVDSVDPLAAAAANGAEVIQFFLADPQGWKAPKPHELQAEILASELTVYIHSPYVLNLATTNNRIRIPSRKILGQHAAGAAAIGAKGLIVHGGHLGKDEDPAIGVDNWRKAFVQAQDDNGGFPLPILIENTAGGSNAVARRFDRLARLWDAIGDFNPGFCLDTCHAFAGGEDLEGIVERVLGITGRIDLVHANDSRDAFDSGADRHANFGSGSIDPAQLAAIVTAAGCDVLVETPVEGQSEDIGFLKSARESALESSRA, encoded by the coding sequence ATGAGTGAGAGCACTGCAACGAATCCGGGTGCGGCGGCCGGGCCGGCGGGCATCGGTGCGCACGTTGACTCCGTTGATCCGCTGGCCGCAGCCGCAGCCAATGGCGCTGAGGTGATCCAGTTCTTCCTGGCCGATCCGCAGGGGTGGAAGGCGCCGAAGCCGCATGAGCTGCAGGCCGAGATTCTGGCCAGCGAACTGACGGTCTACATCCACTCGCCATACGTGCTGAACCTGGCCACCACGAACAACCGCATCCGCATCCCGAGTCGCAAGATTCTGGGGCAGCACGCCGCCGGGGCGGCGGCGATCGGCGCGAAGGGGCTCATCGTGCATGGTGGCCACCTGGGCAAGGACGAGGACCCGGCGATCGGTGTCGACAACTGGCGCAAGGCGTTCGTCCAGGCCCAGGACGACAACGGCGGCTTCCCGCTGCCGATCCTGATCGAGAACACCGCCGGTGGCTCGAACGCGGTGGCCCGGCGGTTCGACCGCCTGGCCCGGCTCTGGGACGCGATCGGCGACTTCAACCCCGGGTTCTGCCTGGACACCTGCCACGCCTTCGCCGGTGGGGAGGACCTAGAGGGCATCGTCGAGCGGGTGCTGGGCATCACCGGCCGCATCGATCTGGTGCATGCGAACGACAGCCGGGACGCCTTTGACTCGGGCGCCGACCGGCACGCGAACTTCGGATCCGGGAGCATCGACCCGGCCCAGCTCGCGGCCATCGTGACGGCGGCCGGCTGCGATGTGCTGGTCGAGACCCCGGTCGAGGGTCAGTCCGAGGACATCGGGTTCTTGAAGTCGGCGCGCGAATCCGCGCTGGAGTCGTCCCGGGCCTGA
- a CDS encoding Choline dehydrogenase has product MLDDANSLSSGTQLRSEVCVVGAGVAGIAIARELAKAGQQVLLVESGDLKRSAATDALSMGSSAGDRYEFAHYHRSRFFGGSSNCWAGYCRPLEPEDFAVRPWIPNSGWPIGYADLLPYYQRTHEYLGLGPWDYSSEFWETSIQHPQVRRAPLDETGLRDSFNQFAYEPKLGVHHRSEVASNPRVQVLLNANLTEIETTPDGGQVTGLVLRTLSGRQVRAQARRYVLATGGIENARLLLASARTRPEGIGNRNDLVGRYFMDHPRVIVGRVSLRDGYRHNLLYDVRHQNRSSIVAAHGTSVAAAFVLSPEVLAREELLSARTSFWTNLVGEGTQGQEALARFYRVRRDTRSVSRADLRELSQILRSTEAAAFAGSRLIPTSRRRVRETRLEIVAEQAPDPRNRVTLSAVRDALGVPRAHVDWEVSEAAERTLRRTAALVAEALARAGVADIDGLEESDWTRALSGTVHHVHHMGTTRMHESPELGVVDRDCRVHGVQNLFIAGSSVFPTGGSNFPTMTIAALALRLADHLARLDAPVVVPAPNA; this is encoded by the coding sequence ATGCTCGACGACGCGAATTCGTTGAGTTCGGGCACCCAGCTGCGCAGTGAGGTCTGCGTTGTCGGTGCCGGCGTCGCCGGTATCGCCATTGCCCGGGAGCTGGCCAAGGCGGGACAGCAGGTCCTACTCGTCGAGAGCGGCGACCTGAAGCGCTCGGCGGCGACCGACGCCCTCTCGATGGGATCGAGCGCCGGCGACCGTTACGAGTTCGCTCACTACCACCGATCTCGCTTCTTCGGCGGCAGCAGTAACTGCTGGGCCGGCTACTGCCGTCCGTTGGAACCGGAGGACTTCGCGGTGCGACCGTGGATCCCCAACAGTGGGTGGCCCATTGGCTACGCCGACCTTCTCCCCTACTACCAGCGGACCCATGAGTATCTCGGCCTCGGGCCGTGGGACTACAGCTCTGAGTTCTGGGAGACGTCCATTCAGCACCCGCAGGTGCGCCGGGCCCCGCTGGACGAGACCGGCCTGCGCGACTCCTTCAACCAGTTCGCCTACGAGCCGAAGTTAGGGGTTCACCACCGCAGCGAGGTTGCCAGCAATCCTCGCGTGCAGGTGCTCCTCAATGCGAACCTCACCGAGATCGAGACGACGCCCGACGGTGGTCAGGTCACCGGCCTGGTGCTGCGCACATTGTCGGGACGGCAGGTGCGCGCGCAGGCCCGTCGCTATGTGCTGGCGACCGGGGGCATCGAGAACGCCAGGCTGCTGCTCGCCTCAGCGAGGACTCGTCCGGAGGGCATCGGCAACCGCAACGACCTCGTCGGGCGCTACTTCATGGACCACCCGCGGGTGATCGTCGGGCGGGTCAGCCTCCGCGACGGGTATCGCCACAACCTGCTCTACGACGTTAGGCATCAGAATCGATCGTCCATCGTTGCCGCCCACGGGACGTCGGTCGCCGCCGCGTTCGTGCTGAGCCCTGAAGTCCTTGCCCGCGAGGAACTTCTCTCCGCTCGCACGTCCTTCTGGACGAACCTGGTCGGCGAAGGAACGCAGGGGCAGGAGGCGCTGGCCCGCTTCTACCGCGTCCGCAGGGACACCCGAAGCGTCAGTAGGGCTGACCTGAGGGAGCTCTCGCAGATCCTTCGCTCGACGGAGGCCGCGGCCTTCGCCGGGTCGAGGCTGATTCCGACGAGCCGGCGACGGGTCCGCGAGACCCGCCTGGAGATCGTCGCCGAGCAGGCACCCGATCCGAGGAACCGGGTCACCTTGTCGGCCGTCCGGGACGCACTCGGGGTGCCGCGGGCGCACGTCGACTGGGAGGTCAGCGAGGCCGCTGAGCGAACCCTCCGGCGGACGGCCGCCCTGGTCGCTGAGGCTCTGGCCCGCGCCGGAGTCGCCGATATCGACGGGCTCGAGGAGTCCGACTGGACGCGCGCGCTGAGCGGGACGGTGCACCACGTGCATCACATGGGGACGACGAGGATGCATGAATCACCGGAACTCGGTGTGGTCGACCGCGACTGCCGGGTGCACGGAGTGCAGAACCTCTTCATCGCCGGCAGTTCGGTCTTCCCCACCGGCGGGAGCAACTTCCCGACGATGACGATCGCCGCCCTGGCGCTGCGGCTGGCCGATCACCTGGCTCGACTGGATGCTCCGGTCGTCGTCCCGGCGCCCAACGCCTGA
- a CDS encoding transcriptional regulator, MarR family (manually curated), with protein MTEPRWLNEEEACMWRSFRLMWMRLDQVVEQQLSAESGLSGADYALLVPLSEATDEGLRARDLARGVSWDRSRLSHQLRRMQERGLVERRECPTDARGTIFALTPAGHAAIERAAPGHVEMVRDVFVDVMTPEEIATLSEISRRVLSRIDAKTLARIEKAQCEGAGD; from the coding sequence ATGACCGAACCGAGGTGGCTGAACGAAGAGGAGGCCTGTATGTGGCGATCCTTCCGGCTTATGTGGATGCGTCTCGATCAGGTCGTGGAGCAGCAGTTGAGCGCCGAGTCTGGACTCTCCGGAGCCGACTATGCACTGCTGGTGCCCCTCTCCGAGGCTACCGACGAGGGGCTCCGGGCGCGGGACCTCGCCCGCGGGGTCAGCTGGGACCGCAGTCGCCTCTCGCATCAGCTCCGCCGGATGCAGGAGCGCGGGCTGGTCGAACGGCGGGAGTGTCCCACCGACGCTCGCGGCACGATCTTCGCGCTGACGCCGGCCGGTCACGCGGCTATCGAACGGGCCGCGCCCGGACACGTCGAGATGGTGCGCGATGTCTTCGTCGACGTGATGACGCCCGAGGAGATCGCGACCCTGTCGGAGATCTCGCGGCGGGTGCTGAGCCGGATCGACGCGAAGACTCTGGCCCGCATTGAGAAGGCCCAGTGCGAGGGAGCCGGCGACTAG
- a CDS encoding Polyisoprenoid-binding protein YceI codes for MTSAVNTPTITGDYTIDASHTRIGFVARHAMVTKVRGQFESFEGSLHLDLENPAASSAEISIDVASVNTASEQRDGHLRTNDFFDAPTFPKITFKSTSVEKVSDSEYKVTGDLTIKDVTKSVTVDWEFNGVATDPYGNQRAGFEGKTTLNRSDYGINFNAALDAGGVLVSEKITLEFDVSAIKTV; via the coding sequence ATGACCAGCGCAGTGAACACCCCCACCATCACCGGCGACTACACGATCGACGCCTCGCACACCCGCATCGGCTTCGTCGCCCGCCACGCGATGGTGACCAAGGTCCGCGGCCAGTTCGAGTCGTTCGAGGGCAGCCTGCACCTCGACCTGGAGAACCCGGCCGCCTCAAGCGCCGAGATCAGCATCGACGTCGCGAGCGTCAACACCGCCAGCGAGCAGCGCGACGGTCACCTCCGCACCAACGACTTCTTCGACGCGCCGACGTTCCCGAAGATCACCTTCAAGTCCACCTCGGTCGAGAAGGTCAGCGACTCCGAGTACAAGGTCACCGGCGACCTCACCATCAAGGACGTCACCAAGTCCGTCACCGTGGACTGGGAGTTCAACGGTGTCGCCACCGACCCGTACGGCAACCAGCGCGCGGGCTTCGAGGGAAAGACCACCCTCAACCGCAGTGACTACGGCATCAACTTCAACGCCGCGCTGGACGCCGGTGGCGTGCTCGTCTCCGAGAAGATCACCCTCGAGTTCGACGTCTCCGCCATCAAGACTGTCTGA
- a CDS encoding SSU ribosomal protein S6P encodes MASLTRHYEVMVILDPNLDERTVAPSLDTFLSVVRNDGGTVEKVDIWGKRRFAYEINKHTEGIYAVIDLQAEPASVLELDRQLNLNESVLRTKVLRPTPQKPAKIKAAAV; translated from the coding sequence ATGGCAAGCCTTACGCGCCATTACGAAGTCATGGTCATTCTCGACCCCAACCTTGACGAGCGCACCGTTGCCCCGTCGCTGGACACGTTCCTCAGCGTCGTTCGCAATGACGGTGGCACCGTCGAGAAGGTTGATATCTGGGGGAAGCGCCGCTTCGCCTACGAGATCAACAAGCACACCGAGGGCATCTACGCCGTCATCGATCTGCAGGCTGAGCCGGCCTCCGTGCTCGAGCTCGACCGCCAGCTGAACCTCAACGAGTCCGTGCTCCGCACCAAGGTGCTGCGTCCGACTCCGCAGAAGCCGGCAAAGATCAAGGCTGCGGCGGTCTAA
- a CDS encoding single-strand binding protein, with amino-acid sequence MAGETVITVIGNITADPELRFTPSGAAVANFTVASTPRTLDKASNEWKDGEALFLRCSIWRQAAENVAESLTRGTRVVVTGRLKQRSYETKEGEKRTVVELEVDEIGPSLRYATAKVNRSSRGSEGGFGGGSSGGFGSGGGRSNEPADDPWGSAPPAGGLSDEPPF; translated from the coding sequence GTGGCCGGCGAAACCGTCATCACCGTAATCGGCAACATCACCGCCGATCCGGAGCTGCGTTTCACCCCGTCCGGGGCCGCTGTCGCCAACTTCACGGTTGCTTCGACGCCTCGCACCCTCGACAAGGCCAGCAACGAGTGGAAGGACGGCGAAGCGCTGTTCCTGCGCTGCTCGATCTGGCGCCAGGCCGCCGAGAACGTCGCCGAGTCGCTCACCCGCGGCACCCGCGTCGTCGTCACCGGTCGGCTCAAGCAGCGTTCCTATGAGACGAAGGAAGGCGAGAAGCGCACGGTCGTCGAACTCGAAGTCGATGAGATCGGCCCGTCGCTGCGCTACGCGACCGCCAAGGTGAACCGCTCGTCGCGGGGATCCGAAGGTGGTTTCGGCGGAGGGTCATCCGGTGGCTTCGGCTCCGGTGGCGGACGCTCGAACGAGCCCGCCGACGACCCATGGGGTTCCGCACCGCCGGCCGGCGGCCTGTCGGACGAACCCCCCTTCTAA
- a CDS encoding SSU ribosomal protein S18P has protein sequence MAKPPIRKPKKKSNPLVTAKIGYIDYKDTTLLRKFISDRGKIRARRVTGVSSQQQREIAKAIKNAREMALLPYTSTAR, from the coding sequence ATGGCAAAGCCACCCATTCGTAAGCCTAAGAAGAAGTCGAACCCGCTGGTCACGGCGAAGATCGGCTACATCGATTACAAGGACACCACCCTGCTGCGCAAGTTCATCTCCGATCGCGGCAAGATCCGCGCTCGTCGGGTGACCGGCGTCAGCTCCCAGCAGCAGCGCGAGATCGCCAAGGCAATCAAGAACGCCCGCGAGATGGCCCTGCTGCCCTACACCTCGACCGCGCGCTAA
- a CDS encoding LSU ribosomal protein L9P, with protein sequence MKLILTREVSGLGLAGDIVEVADGYGRNFLVPRGAAILWSSGAEKQIVQIKRARDTREIRDRGHAQEIKSDLEKLSVSLVAHAGNGGKLFGSVTTADVAAAVKKAGGPLLDKKRINLPGHIKTVGSHVVTIDLHPDVVASVPLNVTAG encoded by the coding sequence ATGAAGCTCATCCTCACTCGCGAAGTCAGTGGTCTCGGACTCGCCGGCGACATCGTCGAGGTGGCCGACGGCTACGGCCGTAACTTCCTCGTCCCGCGCGGCGCGGCCATCCTCTGGTCCTCAGGCGCCGAGAAGCAGATCGTCCAGATCAAGCGGGCTCGTGACACCCGGGAGATCCGCGACCGCGGACACGCCCAGGAGATCAAGTCCGACCTGGAGAAGCTCTCGGTCTCGCTGGTTGCCCACGCCGGCAACGGTGGCAAGCTCTTCGGTTCGGTCACCACGGCCGACGTCGCCGCCGCGGTGAAGAAGGCTGGCGGACCGCTGCTGGACAAGAAGCGGATCAACCTGCCGGGTCACATCAAGACGGTCGGCTCGCACGTCGTCACCATCGACCTGCACCCGGACGTCGTGGCCTCGGTGCCGCTGAACGTCACCGCCGGCTAG
- a CDS encoding primary replicative DNA helicase produces MVLADDTRVSPSSAQAPRGHAPTEYDRTPPQDIAAEQSALGGMLLSKDAIADVIEVLRPTDFYRPAHQVIFDAVLNLYGRGEPADAVTISAELTRIGQLARVGGAAYLHTLISMVPTAANAGYYAQIVAERATLRRLVTAGTRIVQMGYDTASGSADIVGSVDEVVDRAQAEVYDVTERRTSEDYVVIGSLLEATLDEAERIQSSGGVGLGIPTGFARLDELTNGLHPGQMITLAGRPGSGKSTLALDFARASAIKHKKPTVIFSLEMGKLEIMMRLFSAEATVPLNNMRSGHMSDQDWTRMARRSGEMAEAPLFIDDSPNLTMMEIRAKARRLKQRHDLQMIVIDYLQLMTSGKRVESRQQEVSEFSRAIKLLAKELEVPVIALSQLNRGPEQRTDKKPMLSDLRESGSIEQDSDLVILVHREDMYEKESARAGEADLIIAKHRNGPTRTVPVSFQGHYSRFMDMPE; encoded by the coding sequence GTGGTTCTCGCTGACGACACCCGCGTGTCACCGTCCTCAGCGCAGGCGCCTCGTGGGCATGCACCCACCGAGTACGACCGGACACCCCCGCAGGACATCGCAGCCGAACAGTCGGCGCTCGGCGGCATGCTACTGAGCAAGGACGCCATCGCCGACGTCATCGAGGTGCTCCGCCCCACCGACTTCTACCGCCCGGCTCACCAGGTCATCTTCGACGCCGTCCTGAACCTCTACGGACGCGGCGAGCCCGCCGACGCCGTCACCATCTCCGCCGAGCTGACCCGCATCGGGCAGCTCGCCCGGGTCGGCGGCGCGGCCTACCTGCACACGCTCATCTCGATGGTGCCGACGGCGGCCAACGCCGGCTACTACGCCCAGATCGTGGCCGAACGCGCCACGCTGCGCCGGCTCGTCACGGCCGGCACCCGCATCGTGCAGATGGGGTACGACACGGCCTCCGGCAGCGCCGACATCGTCGGCAGCGTCGACGAGGTCGTCGACCGGGCCCAGGCCGAGGTGTACGACGTCACCGAACGGCGCACCAGCGAGGACTACGTCGTCATCGGCAGCCTGCTGGAGGCCACCCTCGATGAGGCGGAGCGCATCCAGAGCTCGGGGGGCGTCGGCCTGGGCATCCCCACCGGCTTCGCCCGCCTGGACGAGCTCACCAACGGCCTGCACCCGGGGCAGATGATCACCCTGGCCGGCCGTCCGGGTAGTGGCAAGAGCACGCTCGCCCTCGACTTCGCCCGGGCGTCAGCGATCAAGCACAAAAAGCCGACGGTCATCTTCTCCCTCGAGATGGGGAAGCTCGAGATCATGATGCGGCTCTTCTCGGCCGAGGCCACCGTGCCACTGAACAACATGCGCTCCGGGCACATGAGCGATCAGGACTGGACGCGGATGGCCCGCCGTTCGGGTGAGATGGCCGAGGCGCCGCTCTTCATCGACGACTCGCCCAACCTCACCATGATGGAGATCCGGGCCAAGGCGCGCCGTCTGAAGCAGCGTCACGACCTGCAGATGATCGTCATCGACTATCTGCAGCTCATGACCTCGGGCAAGCGCGTCGAGTCGCGTCAGCAGGAAGTCAGCGAGTTCAGCCGGGCCATCAAATTGCTGGCCAAGGAGCTCGAGGTGCCGGTGATCGCGCTCAGCCAGCTGAACCGTGGTCCCGAGCAGCGCACCGACAAGAAGCCGATGCTCTCTGACCTTCGTGAGTCGGGGTCCATCGAGCAGGACTCTGACCTCGTCATCCTCGTGCACCGCGAGGACATGTACGAGAAGGAGTCGGCCCGGGCGGGCGAGGCCGACCTCATCATCGCCAAGCACCGCAACGGCCCGACGCGAACCGTGCCGGTGAGCTTTCAGGGCCATTACAGCCGTTTTATGGATATGCCGGAGTAG